The genomic window GTGGTCTTGGGCTGGTTCTTCTTCCTCCTCGatggcctcttcctcctcctccccctcctcctcctcctcgatctcctcctcctcctcactcacaTCTTCCCATTCCTCATCCTCCCCCTCGTCCTCCTCCCCGTCATCCTCAGGAGGCCGGTGGGCAGGAGGAGCTGGGGTCTCCAGCGGCTGCGGGGAGCACAGGGCAGGTCGGGGGAGCGGGCGTGGACCcggagcacccccacccccctgcccggAGAGGACAGCCCGCCTCACCTGCACGGGCGTCTCCTCGGGTGGAGGGGGCTGTGGGGCCTCAGGGGCTGGGGACGCTGCCTCCTTCGTCTCCCAGCGGTCGTCATGGTCACTGGAGGGGACCAAGGAGAGGGGTGAGGCCCAGGTGGACGGGAAGGGGCTTCCCACCTCCAGATCCTCTCCAGAGAAAAGCTGCAAAATTCAACTCCGGGCGAGAGGGGGCTGTAGGTGTGCGGGTGAGGACCCAGCATGCTGGAGCACTGGGGAGGAAACGGCGAGTCTGTGTCCCCAGGTTATCAGGCACAGATAGATGGAGGGGGGCCAGGCGGCAGAAAAGAAGAGGGGGGACGAGGAGAGGGATGGGGGTAGAGCAGAGACGGAGGCCCCCACTCCCCAGAAGCAAGAGCCTGACCCACAAGAGAGACACACGTACCCGAGAACAGACAGGGACGAGACGGCAGAGACAAAGCCACACATACACAAGTCAGGACGACCAGGTCTAGAGCCACCGCTGCGAGTGGGGGCCCTGCACACGCCAGGGGAGGGGGTGCCCCCACCTGTAGGCACGAGGGGCTGCCTTGGTCTGGGGTCGGctacccttcctcctcctgcgGCTGACCTCCGCTTTGTGCTGGGACAGGAACTCCCTGAAAGTGGGGGGCTTGGGGGGCCGAGCCCAGGCCTGATCATCTGCAACAGAAGCCAGGAGGGGTCAGGGCACAAACTAACCCCCTCGCCCGGCCCAGCCAgtggccccaccccacccaaggACACCCGCTCACCATAGCGATGGGATGGTTCGAGGGCAGCGGCTGGGCCATCCTTGAacctggggagaagagagaagggggcgAGCGGGTAgcttaacagaaagaaaaaattcagtatttgacccccaaaacaaaaactccGAAAGCACGTAATCCCCAGCTTCCAGTCAGGCCTCACTTGCTAGCACTCCTACCACACCgcgctcctgcctcagggcctttgcacccaCTGCCCCTGGGGACACCTCCCCAGGCCATTCGGCGGCCGgcaccctcacctcctccaggcttCCGCTCAGACCCTCCTAAACCCCGGTCGAAAATAATCACATATTGTCACACGCGCATCACCCAAGTCTAAAAGAAGGGTCTCCATCCTTCTCCACACTCCGTTGTTCTTCATGAGCTGCCGTTGGATCTATTCACTGTCCACCTTTCCAACTAGAATCTAGGTCCCTTGAAGGCAGAAGCGGTTTTGTTCACTGTCGTGTCCCCATCCCCTAGAATCCCCACCACCCTTCGTGACACAGAGGAGGGACTCAAATCAACGTTTGCTGCCGAAATCAACGTACCCACGCGCTAACGAGGCGTGCTGCGTGCTGCTTCGGGGGCTCGAGGAAGAACGATTACGTTCTCGTTCCCAACCCGGAGAGCATCCCGCTAGAAGCCCGGGTGCCTGCACCTTACAAGGATCCGCCACAACGTCTGTGCAGAGACCTCCTCACGCTTGCACCGGTTGGGCTCACAACCCACAGAGAAATGCTCAGaccacccaggcacacagccAACACCCTCTTTCTTCAGCCCGTGCCAGCGACAAAAGTGACAGGCGTGGAAACTTGCAAAGCAGCAAAGGGCGCGGGATGGCATGGAAAACTACGGCTgcgggggcgccagggtggctcagtcggttaagcatccgacttcagcccaggtcgtggcctcgcgattcgtgggttcgagctccacatcaggctccgtgctgacagctcagagcttggggcctgcttcggattctgtgtctccctctctctgttcctcccccactcaccctcactctgtctctctcaaaaataaagattaaataaataaacaacgtTAAAAACTTAAGTTTTTAATAGCAGTCTTTAGACTGCTATTGGCCAGCTCTCTGGTATGGAAGTTGGTCTTCTGGTCTGGGACACAAGGGTATAGCTTCGCTTTAAGTTGGGCTAACTGGATGTTTCCGGGGACCTCGAAGAGCACGGAGTCACAAAAGGATACCAGTGCCGCCCGGATAAGGGGCTGGGTTGGTGGGGGACAGGCTGGTGAGGGAGGGGGGTGCGAAGGTCTAATCACTGTTAGCAGTTtctcatgccccccccccccgtgcagaATTTCCATCCATGCCCTTGGCCACGGGGCCGTGGCACCATCTACTAGGGCAGCTTAATCTCTGGCCCCAGCGACGCTGGGTCTGCTGCTACCAGAACGGACGTGCCTGCTCTCCCCTCCTGCTCATCTGCCAATGCCGTGACCAGCACCTCTCTGGAGAGCTGCTCCCTTCAGCCTGAACCCCAGCACGAACCCACACGGCGCAGAACGGAGTTCCGCCCGCATGGAGAAGCCAGGCCCAGCCGGACCCGCGGCCTACGGGGCCCGGTGTGGATCAGCCGAACCCAGCTGACCCGCAGACACGAGAAACTGGTTTGACGTGCCGGGGATCTGGTGATGGTGACCTCGAACCCGACACACGGGGCGGGGCGCCAGAAGGCGACGAAGGCGTCAGGGGTCAAGGTCGAGGAGCCAGAGAGGACACTCACATCCCGTCCGTCTTCTCGGCATCCCACTCCCGCCGCCACTGGCCGGTGGGCTTGCGGTGTCTCTGCAGCCGCTCCTGGTCgatcttctccctctcctgcttccagCGCAGGTACTCCGACCGCTCCCGGCCCGTCATGGACAACGTCATGTCGCCAGCGCCAGCCAGGCCGGCCCGGCGGCCCTGTCCCGCCCCGCAGACGGGTAGTCAGGGCCCCGAGCCACCGGCCAGCCCACCCCCCGTCTCTCCCCCAGGCCTGccgtgctcaaggtcacacaaggaGGTGACAGGCCAGAGATGCGAATGCGCGGTCTGCTCGTGTGGCGCCTCCTCAGAGGCCATCCCAGATCTCTCCCCAAGCGGCACCCCGTCTCCACCCTCTacgccccctcccctgcatttTACGTCTGACACTGGCTCACGCTTACTATATGCTCGCTCGTTTCCATAGCTCCCACCAGAATCAACCTCTTTAGGGCGGGGGCTTGGCCTTGTTTAAGACTCAgctccagggcacctgagtggctcagtccttaagcacctgacttcagctcaggtcaggatttcgcaggcagtgagttcgagtccccacatcgggtgagcacgagccccacttcatgggagccctgcttctctttctctctctttctgcccctcctgggattctctctctctctctctgccacttgctcacttgctccctctctccaaaaaaaaaaaagaaaaaagaaaaacaaaaaacaaagactcagCCCCAGCACCCAAGGCCGTGCCCAGCACCCAGTGGGTCCCGGTAAACGTTCCTGACGATATCGAGAGAGGACGGGGCTGAGCAAACCggagagccaggaggggaggCCGCTGCGGTGCCCACACGGCAACGGACCATCGGCTTGCGGCTCAGAGACCGGGCGCGGAGGctggccctccctgccctgctgtcTCGGTCAGGCCCGCACAAACCTACGCCGCAGGAAGGACGGCGGCCAGGCCAGGGCGCCCCAGCACCCGGCACCCACCTGCCGCTCCTGCTCCAGGCCGCAGCGTACCCGCTCGAAGTCGGGTCCCCCCCAGTTGCGCCCGTGCCGGCGGCTGCCCTCCCGGCGGTCCCGCTCAGGCTCCTCCAGGGGCCCGCCGCGTCGCCGGGGGTCGTCCAGGAAGTTCCGCACCGGGTTGGGCTCCAGCACGCCTTCCTGCGGGCACAGGGAGTGGGGGACGGGGTTGGCGGGCtcacggggggcggggaggtggcaGAGGGCCGCGCCGCGGGGACGCCCGGGGCACTGACCCGCTGGTTGCGCTCATACTCCGCAATCTTCTCCATCTCCTCGTTCATCTTCTCGATGTTCTGCCGGCGCCGCTCCTCCCACTCCTAGGGGGTAAGAACACGGACACGAAAACACCGGGCCGTCAGGAAGACCCGCACAAGCCCACTGCTCGCTGGCATCCGGGCAGGAAGGGAGCCGCTGCCAGCCGGAGACTCCCTCCTTAGACAGGCCTGCTCTCAAAGGCCTGGGCCGGCATCTGGGACTTCGGCTCCCAGCAGGTTCTCGGTCAACGGCTAACTGAGAAAGGGGGCTCAGGGTGCCTCGACTCTCTGTGCAAACGACAGCTGTGCCCTGAACGCCGGCTTTCCTTCCGAGGTCCGGGATTTGGGTAGGCGCAAGGCAGAGGGGCCCCACATGACCAGAGCCCGGTAAAAACCTTGGGCTCTTGGTCTCTAGGGAGTCCCCGGAAGACAGCCCGTCGTGTGGGTTGTCACGACTCAGCGCTGGAGGACCCCCTCCCGTGTGACTCCCCCGGACGAGAACGCTTGGGGGCCTGCACCTGGCTCCCTCCAGGCTCCGTCCCGCGTGCCTTGTCCCTCTGGTTTTGTTCTGTGCCCTTGCACCGTAATAAATCTTACCCGTCAAGCTCCCTGGGGAAACGCTGAACCTGGGGAAGGAGCCGGGGACCCCAACACACCCTGGCTGCCACAGAACTAATGACAGCAATAACAGCAATTACTTGGCAGATGGCGAGGTGACCCCCCCCCACAAtgccttctccccttcttccatgATAACGGAATTTCAGATAAGCACGCGGCCAGGTTGCTGGAGAGGACGTTTTCGTTCCCAGGGCTCGGCACACAGGAGACAAATAAGCTTCCACTTGGTTTAAGCCATGGTATTCGGGGGTCTTTTACGTGACGGCAGCTTAGCGTGTACAAATGGTAAACAAACacccgtggggcgcctgggtggctccgtcagttaaccatccaatttcggctcaggtcaccatctcacggttcgtgagcttaAGTCCCGCTCCCAGCccaggactctctctccctctctctgcacctcacgagattctctctctctgccccttgctcacatgctcgcgctctctctctaaaacaaataggtagacagatagatgaACATCTGTGACATTCTTCCAACGCTTACTCTGAGGCTTTCAAGTGCCTGCTGTTCACAGAACGCTCACAGTAACCTTTAAATCTGATTCTAGGACTCCCCCAAGAAGCTCCCACAGGGA from Panthera tigris isolate Pti1 chromosome E2, P.tigris_Pti1_mat1.1, whole genome shotgun sequence includes these protein-coding regions:
- the CCDC9 gene encoding coiled-coil domain-containing protein 9 isoform X4, whose translation is MGGGGVQICAGTPGAVSGFCRGSLLGPWPHLASGMSATLDLKSKEEKDAELDKRIEALRRKNEALIRRYQEIEEDRKKAELEGVAVTAPRKGRSVEKENMAVEEKNLGPSRRSPGTPRPPGASKGGRPVPQQGGRAGVGRVARNWEDSSGEQPRGGAGGRGRRGRGRGSPHLSGAGDASTADRKSKEWEERRRQNIEKMNEEMEKIAEYERNQREGVLEPNPVRNFLDDPRRRGGPLEEPERDRREGSRRHGRNWGGPDFERVRCGLEQERQGRRAGLAGAGDMTLSMTGRERSEYLRWKQEREKIDQERLQRHRKPTGQWRREWDAEKTDGMFKDGPAAALEPSHRYDDQAWARPPKPPTFREFLSQHKAEVSRRRRKGSRPQTKAAPRAYSDHDDRWETKEAASPAPEAPQPPPPEETPVQPLETPAPPAHRPPEDDGEEDEGEDEEWEDVSEEEEEIEEEEEGEEEEEAIEEEEEPAQDHQPQEAAPTGSPTGEQADKEPSRPEEPLPLPRAPATPSSPFSPPGGHQPVSDWGEEAELNTSPNALSLGEAWPFGNA
- the CCDC9 gene encoding coiled-coil domain-containing protein 9 isoform X2, with translation MGGGGVQICAGTPGAVSGFCRGSLLGPWPHLASGMSATLDLKSKEEKDAELDKRIEALRRKNEALIRRYQEIEEDRKKAELEGVAVTAPRKGRSVEKENMAVEVEKNLGPSRRSPGTPRPPGASKGGRPVPQQGGRAGVGRVARNWEDSSGEQPRGGAGGRGRRGRGRGSPHLSGAGDASTADRKSKEWEERRRQNIEKMNEEMEKIAEYERNQREGVLEPNPVRNFLDDPRRRGGPLEEPERDRREGSRRHGRNWGGPDFERVRCGLEQERQGRRAGLAGAGDMTLSMTGRERSEYLRWKQEREKIDQERLQRHRKPTGQWRREWDAEKTDGMFKDGPAAALEPSHRYDDQAWARPPKPPTFREFLSQHKAEVSRRRRKGSRPQTKAAPRAYSDHDDRWETKEAASPAPEAPQPPPPEETPVQPLETPAPPAHRPPEDDGEEDEGEDEEWEDVSEEEEEIEEEEEGEEEEEAIEEEEEPAQDHQPQEAAPTGSPTGEQADKEPSRPEEPLPLPRAPATPSSPFSPPGGHQPVSDWGEEAELNTSPNALSLGEAWPFGNA
- the CCDC9 gene encoding coiled-coil domain-containing protein 9 isoform X1: MGGGGVQICAGTPGAVSGFCRGSLLGPWPHLASGMSATLDLKSKEEKDAELDKRIEALRRKNEALIRRYQEIEEDRKKAELEGVAVTAPRKGRSVEKENMAVEVEKNLGPSRRSPGTPRPPGASKGGRPVPQQGGRAGVGRVARNWEDSSGEQPRGGAGGRGRRGRGRGSPHLSGAGDASTADRKSKEWEERRRQNIEKMNEEMEKIAEYERNQREGVLEPNPVRNFLDDPRRRGGPLEEPERDRREGSRRHGRNWGGPDFERVRCGLEQERQGRRAGLAGAGDMTLSMTGRERSEYLRWKQEREKIDQERLQRHRKPTGQWRREWDAEKTDGMFKDGPAAALEPSHRYDDQAWARPPKPPTFREFLSQHKAEVSRRRRKGSRPQTKAAPRAYSDHDDRWETKEAASPAPEAPQPPPPEETPVQPLETPAPPAHRPPEDDGEEDEGEDEEWEDVSEEEEEIEEEEEGEEEEEAIEEEEEPAQDHQPQEAAPTGSPTGGDQPAPASLESGPCLPGTQKAEEEGSEAASEAGTEGQETAEITDFQRVRFCKVVAAAPPPGAAR
- the CCDC9 gene encoding coiled-coil domain-containing protein 9 isoform X6, coding for MSATLDLKSKEEKDAELDKRIEALRRKNEALIRRYQEIEEDRKKAELEGVAVTAPRKGRSVEKENMAVEVEKNLGPSRRSPGTPRPPGASKGGRPVPQQGGRAGVGRVARNWEDSSGEQPRGGAGGRGRRGRGRGSPHLSGAGDASTADRKSKEWEERRRQNIEKMNEEMEKIAEYERNQREGVLEPNPVRNFLDDPRRRGGPLEEPERDRREGSRRHGRNWGGPDFERVRCGLEQERQGRRAGLAGAGDMTLSMTGRERSEYLRWKQEREKIDQERLQRHRKPTGQWRREWDAEKTDGMFKDGPAAALEPSHRYDDQAWARPPKPPTFREFLSQHKAEVSRRRRKGSRPQTKAAPRAYSDHDDRWETKEAASPAPEAPQPPPPEETPVQPLETPAPPAHRPPEDDGEEDEGEDEEWEDVSEEEEEIEEEEEGEEEEEAIEEEEEPAQDHQPQEAAPTGSPTGGDQPAPASLESGPCLPGTQKAEEEGSEAASEAGTEGQETAEITDFQRVRFCKVVAAAPPPGAAR
- the CCDC9 gene encoding coiled-coil domain-containing protein 9 isoform X3; translation: MGGGGVQICAGTPGAVSGFCRGSLLGPWPHLASGMSATLDLKSKEEKDAELDKRIEALRRKNEALIRRYQEIEEDRKKAELEGVAVTAPRKGRSVEKENMAVEEKNLGPSRRSPGTPRPPGASKGGRPVPQQGGRAGVGRVARNWEDSSGEQPRGGAGGRGRRGRGRGSPHLSGAGDASTADRKSKEWEERRRQNIEKMNEEMEKIAEYERNQREGVLEPNPVRNFLDDPRRRGGPLEEPERDRREGSRRHGRNWGGPDFERVRCGLEQERQGRRAGLAGAGDMTLSMTGRERSEYLRWKQEREKIDQERLQRHRKPTGQWRREWDAEKTDGMFKDGPAAALEPSHRYDDQAWARPPKPPTFREFLSQHKAEVSRRRRKGSRPQTKAAPRAYSDHDDRWETKEAASPAPEAPQPPPPEETPVQPLETPAPPAHRPPEDDGEEDEGEDEEWEDVSEEEEEIEEEEEGEEEEEAIEEEEEPAQDHQPQEAAPTGSPTGGDQPAPASLESGPCLPGTQKAEEEGSEAASEAGTEGQETAEITDFQRVRFCKVVAAAPPPGAAR
- the CCDC9 gene encoding coiled-coil domain-containing protein 9 isoform X7, whose translation is MGGGGVQICAGTPGAVSGFCRGSLLGPWPHLASGMSATLDLKSKEEKDAELDKRIEALRRKNEALIRRYQEIEEDRKKAELEGVAVTAPRKGRSVEKENMAVEVEWEERRRQNIEKMNEEMEKIAEYERNQREGVLEPNPVRNFLDDPRRRGGPLEEPERDRREGSRRHGRNWGGPDFERVRCGLEQERQGRRAGLAGAGDMTLSMTGRERSEYLRWKQEREKIDQERLQRHRKPTGQWRREWDAEKTDGMFKDGPAAALEPSHRYDDQAWARPPKPPTFREFLSQHKAEVSRRRRKGSRPQTKAAPRAYSDHDDRWETKEAASPAPEAPQPPPPEETPVQPLETPAPPAHRPPEDDGEEDEGEDEEWEDVSEEEEEIEEEEEGEEEEEAIEEEEEPAQDHQPQEAAPTGSPTGGDQPAPASLESGPCLPGTQKAEEEGSEAASEAGTEGQETAEITDFQRVRFCKVVAAAPPPGAAR
- the CCDC9 gene encoding coiled-coil domain-containing protein 9 isoform X5 gives rise to the protein MGGGGVQICAGTPGAVSGFCRGSLLGPWPHLASGMSATLDLKSKEEKDAELDKRIEALRRKNEALIRRYQEIEEDRKKAELEGVAVTAPRKGRSVEKENMAVEVEKNLGPSRRSPGTPRPPGASKGGRPVPQQGGRAGVGRVARNWEDSSGEQPRGGAGGRGRRGRGRGSPHLSGAGDASTADRKSKEWEERRRQNIEKMNEEMEKIAEYERNQREGVLEPNPVRNFLDDPRRRGGPLEEPERDRREGSRRHGRNWGGPDFERVRCGLEQERQGRRAGLAGAGDMTLSMTGRERSEYLRWKQEREKIDQERLQRHRKPTGQWRREWDAEKTDGMFKDGPAAALEPSHRYDDQAWARPPKPPTFREFLSQHKAEVSRRRRKGSRPQTKAAPRAYSDHDDRWETKEAASPAPEAPQPPPPEETPVQPLETPAPPAHRPPEDDGEEDEGEDEEWEDVSEEEEEIEEEEEGEEEEEAIEEEEEPAQDHQPQEAAPTGSPTGGDQPAPASLESGPCLPGTQKAEEEGSEAASEAGTEGQETAEITDFQRASPNS